From Solanum lycopersicum chromosome 8, SLM_r2.1, the proteins below share one genomic window:
- the LOC101260253 gene encoding AT-hook motif nuclear-localized protein 5, with translation MDIREGMALSGSAAYYLNRGISGSGSNVGSGSGTPSGVSTPSGYKSLTNANIAVQSNMGSSSGNVNSGYQVENSSSNFGHGVNISMASSVSPGSDPVKKKRGRPRKYGPDGTNMSLALSPLSSNPPSGSITPGPKRIRGRPPGSGWKQQLASVGEWMSSSAGLAFTPHVIHIGVGEDVAEKLLAFAQQRPRALCILSANGAVSAITLRPPANSGATVAYEGRFEILSLSGSYLVAETGGPRTRTGGISISVCSPDGHVIGGAIGGRLIAASPVQVVVCSFVYDPKGKSKPESSTRDEQESAEKSSTPGSGRSVWPPSSRADVRNSQTEIDLTRG, from the exons ATGGATATAAGGGAAGGGATGGCACTATCTGGTTCTGCAGCTTACTATCTTAACAGAGGGATTAGTGGTTCTGGTTCTAATGTAGGTAGTGGGTCTGGGACACCTTCAGGGGTATCTACTCCATCTGGTTACAAGTCTCTTACAAATGCTAACATTGCAGTTCAATCCAATATGGGGAGTAGTAGTGGTAATGTGAACTCAGGATACCAAGTTGAGAACTCATCATCCAATTTTGGTCATGGGGTTAACATTAGTATGGCTTCTAGTGTTTCACCTGGTAGTGATCCAGTGAAAAAGAAGAGAGGTAGGCCTAGGAAATATGGTCCTGATGGGACCAACATGTCTTTAGCATTGTCCCCTTTGTCTAGTAACCCTCCAAGTGGGTCCATTACCCCCGGGCCAAAGCGTATCAGGGGCCGGCCTCCTGGAAGTGGGTGGAAGCAACAATTAGCTTCTGTTG GTGAATGGATGAGTAGTTCGGCTGGACTGGCTTTCACTCCTCATGTTATACACATTGGTGTAGGAGAG GATGTTGCGGAAAAATTGTTGGCATTTGCACAGCAGAGGCCTAGGGCTTTATGTATCTTATCAGCTAATGGTGCAGTTTCAGCTATAACATTACGCCCCCCTGCCAATTCTGGTGCCACTGTTGCTTATGAG GGCCGTTTCGAGATACTATCTCTGTCTGGTTCTTACTTGGTTGCTGAAACTGGTGGCCCACGCACTCGCACTGGTGGTATAAGTATTTCAGTTTGTAGTCCTGATGGCCATGTAATTGGAGGTGCTATAGGGGGTAGACTTATAGCAGCCAGCCCTGTTCAG GTAGTCGTATGCAGCTTTGTCTATGATCCAAAGGGAAAGAGCAAACCAGAAAGTAGCACTAGAGACGAGCAGGAGTCTGCTGAAAAGTCATCTACACCAGGGTCTGGTCGGAGTGTCTGGCCTCCAAGTTCCCGAGCAGATGTGAGAAATTCCCAGACCGAGATTGATCTTACGCGTGGATGA
- the LOC112941989 gene encoding uncharacterized protein: MTDKNYFSEIPPGFTKCVPRNIETPTIYSRQSEKFIDDFERGRQQLPQIPVSAEASSMAMPTMPLGSSINTLIIKDEKINLNPLTLLSPPPNQRVRINDFSSPHINEESKTIISQVKSVLVFQLTSGSTKNIEAMIKFANNAFFNLDFLEADYSSFYNNVRDFIACHYDLLIAKRQREMQSFPIELKTRYENAITCANDLKDEIFQTQGHIAMVMKKKESLERQIADAMELIGKLKECVAVLKQEEGALKYEEQKCVAAYEIANHEVQKVCNQAEAAKNVLREIDQRENAALNGTELAFRRLKAIQS; encoded by the exons atgacagataaaaattatttttcagaaataCCCCCTGGATTTACCAAATGTGTGCCTAGAAACATTGAAACTCCAACAATTTATTCTCGTCAGAGTGAGAAATTTATCGATGATTTCGAAAGAGGTAGACAACAACTCCCTCAGATACCAGTTTCAGCAGAAG CTTCATCAATGGCAATGCCAACAATGCCATTGGGATCGAGTATAAATACTCTAATAATCAAAGATGAAAAGATAAATCTGAATCCGTTGACATTACTGAGTCCACCACCAAATCAACGTGTTCGGATTAATGATTTTTCATCTCCTCACATCAACGAGGAATCGAAGACTATAATCTCTCAGGTCAAATCAGTTTTGGTGTTCCAGCTCACCTCTGGAAGCACGAAAAACATTGAAGCAATGATTAAGTTCGCGAACAATGCATTCTTCAACTTGGATTTCCTTGAAGCAGATTATTCATCTTTCTACAACAATGTTAGAGATTTCATCGCGTGTCATTATGATTTGCTCATCGCTAAGAGACAGAGAGAAATGCAGTCATTTCCTATAGAGCTGAAGACTAGATATGAAAACGCGATAACTTGTGCAAATGATCTTAAAGATGAGATCTTTCAAACACAAGGACATATCGCGATGGTTATGAAAAAGAAGGAGAGTTTAGAAAGACAGATAGCAGACGCGATGGAACTGATTGGTAAGTTGAAAGAATGCGTGGCTGTTCTAAAACAGGAGGAAGGGGCATTGAAATACGAGGAACAAAAATGTGTTGCAGCGTATGAGATTGCAAATCATGAAGTGCAAAAAGTTTGTAATCAAGCCGAGGCAGCTAAGAATGTACTGAGGGAAATTGATCAGCGCGAAAATGCAGCTCTCAATGGCACTGAGTTAGCCTTTCGACGTCTAAAAGCAATACAATCTTAG
- the LOC101260848 gene encoding uncharacterized protein isoform X2 yields MSKTIEIPPGFTKTLCKRISIDHDSYMQDDKRKIGSVNELSGRRCSLRERFAPNLYIPVQFQPRPRTPGRPRKQRSDASQSSRRRPGRRSSKQNSDEMPASQPSLRRSRHPRRKLSDAPAVSFPTPPSGSTREDPVQVSVTANAPEPVTPPPGPPLGSTSHSPLEVPEDEQIETKLKINPLLRLKKPPSTNQTPEMLDEELKKVILKVEYILVQKLLTSGSNDVDCMVHQANTTFTYLKGFGVDYGSFYKDVREYIEHRYNLHDAEREENSLSFSVWGGNYLNAMRDVNDVDEVIARTRGEQEKVKEKIGSLKSHIEVLKQELERVEREDERLKHDMIKYKVAQKDAEAKRREVGIQLEAAQVKIREIKQRKNAALAGIESTTQRLESTYR; encoded by the exons ATGTCAAAAACAATTGAAATTCCACCTGGGTTTACAAAAACATTGTGCAAAAGAATAAGTATTGATCACGATAGTTACATGCAAGATGATAAGAGGAAAATTGGGTCTGTTAATGAACTTTCTGGTAGAAGGTGCAGTTTAAGAGAAAGATTTGCCCCAAATCTGTATATTCCTGTCCAGTTTCAGCCCCGTCCACGTACACCGGGCCGCCCTCGGAAACAGAGATCAGATG CTTCACAATCGTCACGACGCAGACCTGGTCGCCGCTCTTCCAAACAGAATTCAGATG AAATGCCAGCCTCGCAACCTTCACTGCGTAGATCACGTCACCCTCGGAGAAAGCTATCAGATG CTCCAGCAGTTTCTTTTCCTACACCACCATCGGGGTCGACCAGAGAAGATCCAGTACAAGTTTCTGTAACTGCAAATGCTCCGGAGCCAGTCACCCCACCTCCCGGGCCACCATTGGGATCAACCAGTCATAGTCCTTTGGAAGTTCCCGAGGATGAGCAAATAGAAACAAAGTTAAAGATAAATCCTTTATTAAGACTGAAGAAACCCCCAAGTACAAATCAAACGCCCGAGATGCTTGACGAAGAATTGAAGAAAGTAATTCTTAAAGTTGAGTATATATTGGTGCAGAAGCTGCTTACTTCTGGGAGCAACGACGTTGACTGCATGGTTCATCAGGCCAATACTACCTTTACCTATTTGAAAGGATTTGGTGTTGATTATGGCTCTTTCTACAAAGACGTCAGGGAGTACATTGAACATCGCTACAATTTACATGATGCTGAGAGAGAAGAAAACTCATTGTCCTTCTCGGTGTGGGGAGGGAATTATCTAAATGCTATGCGTGATGTAAATGATGTTGATGAGGTTATTGCTCGTACTCGTGGAGAACAGGAGAAGGTCAAAGAGAAAATTGGATCTTTGAAGAGTCACATTGAAGTTCTGAAGCAAGAGCTAGAACGTGTGGAACGCGAAGATGAACGTCTGAAACATGATATGATAAAATACAAAGTAGCACAAAAAGATGCAGAAGCCAAGAGACGCGAAGTTGGCATACAGTTGGAGGCAGCTCAAGTAAAGATAAGGGAAATTAAGCAACGCAAAAATGCAGCTCTCGCAGGGATTGAATCCACCACTCAACGCCTAGAGTCTACATATCGTTGA
- the LOC101260848 gene encoding uncharacterized protein isoform X1, producing the protein MSKTIEIPPGFTKTLCKRISIDHDSYMQDDKRKIGSVNELSGRRCSLRERFAPNLYIPVQFQPRPRTPGRPRKQRSDVTASQSSRRRPGRRSSKQNSDEMPASQPSLRRSRHPRRKLSDAPAVSFPTPPSGSTREDPVQVSVTANAPEPVTPPPGPPLGSTSHSPLEVPEDEQIETKLKINPLLRLKKPPSTNQTPEMLDEELKKVILKVEYILVQKLLTSGSNDVDCMVHQANTTFTYLKGFGVDYGSFYKDVREYIEHRYNLHDAEREENSLSFSVWGGNYLNAMRDVNDVDEVIARTRGEQEKVKEKIGSLKSHIEVLKQELERVEREDERLKHDMIKYKVAQKDAEAKRREVGIQLEAAQVKIREIKQRKNAALAGIESTTQRLESTYR; encoded by the exons ATGTCAAAAACAATTGAAATTCCACCTGGGTTTACAAAAACATTGTGCAAAAGAATAAGTATTGATCACGATAGTTACATGCAAGATGATAAGAGGAAAATTGGGTCTGTTAATGAACTTTCTGGTAGAAGGTGCAGTTTAAGAGAAAGATTTGCCCCAAATCTGTATATTCCTGTCCAGTTTCAGCCCCGTCCACGTACACCGGGCCGCCCTCGGAAACAGAGATCAGATG TGACAGCTTCACAATCGTCACGACGCAGACCTGGTCGCCGCTCTTCCAAACAGAATTCAGATG AAATGCCAGCCTCGCAACCTTCACTGCGTAGATCACGTCACCCTCGGAGAAAGCTATCAGATG CTCCAGCAGTTTCTTTTCCTACACCACCATCGGGGTCGACCAGAGAAGATCCAGTACAAGTTTCTGTAACTGCAAATGCTCCGGAGCCAGTCACCCCACCTCCCGGGCCACCATTGGGATCAACCAGTCATAGTCCTTTGGAAGTTCCCGAGGATGAGCAAATAGAAACAAAGTTAAAGATAAATCCTTTATTAAGACTGAAGAAACCCCCAAGTACAAATCAAACGCCCGAGATGCTTGACGAAGAATTGAAGAAAGTAATTCTTAAAGTTGAGTATATATTGGTGCAGAAGCTGCTTACTTCTGGGAGCAACGACGTTGACTGCATGGTTCATCAGGCCAATACTACCTTTACCTATTTGAAAGGATTTGGTGTTGATTATGGCTCTTTCTACAAAGACGTCAGGGAGTACATTGAACATCGCTACAATTTACATGATGCTGAGAGAGAAGAAAACTCATTGTCCTTCTCGGTGTGGGGAGGGAATTATCTAAATGCTATGCGTGATGTAAATGATGTTGATGAGGTTATTGCTCGTACTCGTGGAGAACAGGAGAAGGTCAAAGAGAAAATTGGATCTTTGAAGAGTCACATTGAAGTTCTGAAGCAAGAGCTAGAACGTGTGGAACGCGAAGATGAACGTCTGAAACATGATATGATAAAATACAAAGTAGCACAAAAAGATGCAGAAGCCAAGAGACGCGAAGTTGGCATACAGTTGGAGGCAGCTCAAGTAAAGATAAGGGAAATTAAGCAACGCAAAAATGCAGCTCTCGCAGGGATTGAATCCACCACTCAACGCCTAGAGTCTACATATCGTTGA
- the LOC101261144 gene encoding putative ripening-related protein 1, whose amino-acid sequence MVFNNILIVEAQKHNGHMKAILTINDFSKGGDGGGPSECSAKYYHNSVPIVALSTRWYNKGKRCFDKITIYANGKSTKAMVVDECDTSRGCKSNIVDASEAVWKNLGVPKEDWGWLEVHWSD is encoded by the coding sequence ATGGTGTTTAATAACATATTGATTGTTGAAGCTCAAAAGCACAATGGTCATATGAAGGCAATTTTAACaattaatgatttttcaaaaggTGGTGATGGAGGTGGACCATCAGAATGTAGTGCTaaatattaccataattcaGTTCCAATAGTGGCTTTATCAACTAGATGGTACAATAAAGGGAAAAgatgttttgataaaattacaatttatgcAAATGGAAAGAGTACAAAAGCTATGGTTGTTGATGAATGTGACACAAGTAGAGGATGTAAAAGCAACATTGTTGATGCTTCTGAGGCTGTGTGGAAAAATCTAGGTGTTCCAAAGGAGGACTGGGGATGGCTCGAAGTTCACTGGTCTGACTAA
- the LOC138338076 gene encoding uncharacterized protein has protein sequence MTVPSKTEKRIYVLALCAPNAPRPTVSRAKKKSMPNKKHQVAETMASTSVELSGCGSKKKPTPRPFYPSNIKHRASSKNQEPCAFSSGNLPEYLNILLLLLHASNLHSSSNVPSYDPNVYCDYCNRTGHTRAVCFQLHGYPRGLERRKKGSSYGRGRNQNDKRQFQTAHNVVSNDQEQKYTEKYSSNREESSSNNSYSQGYNGKVTNNDYTRGMSVIQNQYSQILQMLGHTNSKGGAEGSTSQPNNAGNANLVQDYSSSTGNDIALTVGNKQHGWIIDSGATNHMTSLFTILDYQQQVLSDGPRRVYLPNGDNVKVTHTGSCYLTSQDTIENVLLIPDFKFNLLSVSKLTKDLNCVVSFFPDFVIFQDLYSGQVIRTDNGSESVNAECNKLFTSLGIVHQRTCIHTPQQNGIAERKQKHILEILILILISLITTEGGSDMSTLDVSITEQRRSTRNSKAPLWMKDYVAAAKLKSGDKPTYFIDIYVAYDHLHTSYQTFLSKFGNNVEPSTFEEACSDQRWVEAITSEISALDANNTWIIVPLPPARRLIGCKWVFKIKYLASGEVNKFKAQLVAKCFNQREGINYQETFSPVVKMVTIRSVLALAATEKWHVHQMDVSNAFLQGDLLEEVYITLPQGFQTPKGFNVQGEKPVCKLIKSLYGLKQAPRQWNVKLTEAQLNLGFVQSHLDYSLFIKRTGESFVVILVYVDDMMITRNDLSLIKDTKGILLNTFKMKDLGDLRYFLGIEFARSQEGIVMHQRKYTLEIISEVGLGAAKPVGTPLNPYVKLTTKEYDDMNGKDKEDKLLEDATMYRRLVGKLLYLNVTRPDIAFSTQTLCQFLHQPKQSHLNVALKVIGELVYTLEYISFRFYGEDVRIIDLLEIKETSHSL, from the exons ATGACTGTGCCTTCAAAAACTGAGAAAAGAATATATGTCCTTGCTCTTTGCGCCCCCAATGCACCACGTCCGACGGTTTCTAGGGCAAAGAAGAAATCAATGCCAAATAAAAAACATCAAGTTGCAGAGACGATGGCTTCTACCTCTGTTGAGCTTTCAGGATGTGgctcaaaaaaaaaacctacaccAAGGCCGTTTTACCCATCCAATATAAAACATCGAGCCTCTTCAAAGAATCAAGAACCATGCG CTTTCAGTTCTGGGAATCTTCCAGAATACTTGAATAtacttctccttcttcttcatgCTTCCAATCTGCATTC ATCTTCTAATGTTCCTAGTTATGATCCAAATGTGTACTGTGATTATTGTAATAGAACAGGACATACTCGAGCTGTTTGTTTTCAACTTCATGGATATCCTCGTGGTcttgaaagaagaaagaaaggatcATCATATGGAAGGGGAAGAAATCAGAATGACAAAAGACAGTTTCAAACAGCTCATAATGTTGTTAGTAATGATCAAGAACAAAAATACACAGAAAAGTATAGTTCTAATAGAGAGGAAAGTTCAAGCAACAACTCTTATAGTCAAGGTTACAATGGAAAGGTAACTAATAATGATTATACTAGAGGAATGAGTGTTATCCAAAATCAGTACAGTCAGATACTACAAATGCTTGGACATACAAATTCTAAAGGAGGAGCAGAAGGATCAACTTCACAGCCTAACAATGCTGGAAATGCTAATCTAGTTCAAGATTATTCATCCTCAACAGGTAATGACATTGCACTTACAGTTGGGAATAAACAACATGGGTGGATTATTGACTCAGGTGCTACTAATCATATGACATCCTTATTTACTATACTTGATTatcaacaacaagtattatcaGATGGACCTAGAAGAGTATATTTGCCAAATGGAGATAATGTCAAAGTTACTCACACAGGATCTTGCTATTTGACTTCACAAGACACTATAGAAAATGTTCTATTAATTCCTGATTTCAAGTTTAATCTGTTATCAGTCTCAAAGCTTACAAAGGATCTAAATTGTGTTGTTTCCTTCTTTCCTGACTTTGTCATATTTCAGGACCTCTACAGTGGGCAG GTCATTAGAACTGATAATGGTTCAGAGTCTGTGAATGCTGAATGTAACAAGTTGTTTACCAGTCTAGGGATTGTTCATCAAAGAACTTGTATTCATACACCTCAACAGAATGGCATAGCTGagagaaaacaaaaacacaTCTTGGAG ATATTGATACTGATTCTAATATCGCTAATTACAACTGAGGGTGGATCTGATATGTCTACATTAGATGTGTCCATTACTGAACAAAGAAGGTCTACAAGGAATAGTAAAGCTCCTTTATGGATGAAAGACTATGTAGCAGCTGCAAAACTCAAGTCTGGAGATAAGCCAACTTACTTTATTGATATATATGTTGCTTATGATCACTTACATACATCATACCAGACATTTCTGTCTAAATTTGGAAATAATGTTGAGCCATCAACATTTGAAGAAGCATGTTCTGATCAGAGGTGGGTAGAGGCTATAACCTCTGAAATTTCAGCCTTGGATGCTAACAACACTTGGATTATTGTTCCATTGCCTCCAGCAAGAAGGCTTATTGGGTGCAAATGGGTGTTCAAGATCAAGTATTTAGCTTCAGGTGAAGTAAATAAGTTTAAAGCTCAATTAGTTGCCAAATGTTTTAATCAAAGAGAAGGTATTAATTATCAAGAAACCTTCTCTCCAGTAGTGAAAATGGTCACTATCAGAAGTGTGTTAGCACTTGCTGCTACTGAGAAATGGCAtgttcatcaaatggatgtttcAAATGCATTTCTTCAGGGTGATCTGCTAGAAGAAGTTTATATTACTCTCCCTCAAGGTTTTCAAACTCCCAAAGGTTTTAATGTGCAGGGGGAGAAACCAGTGTGTAAGCTCATTAAATCcttatatggtttgaaacaagcacCTAGACAGTGGAATGTAAAACTCACAGAGGCACAACTTAATCTTGGCTTTGTTCAAAGTCATCTAGATTACTCACTGTTTATAAAAAGGACTGGTGAATCTTTTGTGGTAATTctagtatatgtagatgacatgATGATTACTAGAAATGATCTTAGCTTGATAAAGGATACAAAAGGAATACTACTGAATACTTtcaagatgaaagatttgggagATCTAAGATACTTTCTTGGAATTGAGTTTGCCAGGTCACAAGAAGGTATTGTAATGCATCAAAGAAAATACACTTTAGAAATCATTTCTGAAGTAGGACTTGGTGCTGCTAAACCAGTTGGTACACCACTAAATCCATATGTTAAACTAACTACTAAAgagtatgatgatatgaatggaaaagataaagaagacaAGTTACTGGAGGATGCAACAATGTACAGAAGATTAGTGGGCAAGTTATTATATCTGAATGTTACAAGACCAGATATTGCATTTTCTACTCAAACACTCTGTCAATTTCTTCATCAACCAAAACAATCTCATTTAAATGTTGCACTCAAAGTT ATTGGGGAGCTTGTTTACACACTAGAATACATCAGTTTCAGGTTTTATGGTGAAGATGTGAGAATCATTGATCtattggaaatcaaagaaacaagCCACAGTCTCTAG